In Plectropomus leopardus isolate mb unplaced genomic scaffold, YSFRI_Pleo_2.0 unplaced_scaffold27362, whole genome shotgun sequence, the following are encoded in one genomic region:
- the LOC121937750 gene encoding bcl-2/adenovirus E1B 19 kDa-interacting protein 2-like protein yields RSESMVSDDFPSVFLSPSLGDDDDTGLDFDLDAMETPSDSESLAFPIYDLDLEDDLRRLGVASRRRRAPGFSPRSRFQSGGGCGAEAEHSELGALEREDMVDGQGTRWRCFSTGVPPQESRVNMSVLEPFLRVLSHGGYYGDGMNDIIVFSSCYLPQNSLENYQYVMDNLFRYVVGTLDLMVAENYVMVYLCAGGQKDKLPGISWLRECYTTIDR; encoded by the exons GTCGCAGCGAGTCGATGGTCTCAGACGACTTCCCCTCGGTGTTCCTCTCCCCGTCACTCGGGGACGACGATGACACGGGACTCGACTTTGACCTTGACGCCATGGAAACGCCCTCTGACAGCGAATCACTGGCCTTCCCCATCTACGACCTGGACCTGGAAg ACGACCTGCGGCGCCTCGGCGTGGCGTCCCGGCGCCGCAGAGCGCCCGGCTTCAGCCCCAGGTCCAGGTTCCAGTCTGGGGGCGGCTGCGGAGCGGAGGCGGAGCACAGCGAACTGGGAGCTCTGGAGCGGGAGGACATGGTGGACGGGCAGGGCACCAGGTGGCGCTGTTTCTCCACCGGCGTCCCTCCGCAGGAGAGCCGCGTCAACATGAGCGTCCTGGAGCCGTTCCTGCGCGTGCTGTCACACGGAG gTTACTATGGAGACGGTATGAATGACATCATCGTGTTTTCCTCGTGCTACCTGCCGCAGAATAGTCTGGAGAATTACCAGTACGTGATGGACAACCTGTTCAG gtacgTGGTGGGGACTCTGGATCTGATGGTTGCAGAAAACTATGTGATGGTGTATCTTTGTGCTGGAGGTCAGAAAGACAAACTGCCGGGAATCAGCTGGCTGAGGGAGTGTTACACCACCATCGACAGGAG